One Nomascus leucogenys isolate Asia chromosome 22a, Asia_NLE_v1, whole genome shotgun sequence DNA segment encodes these proteins:
- the GSC gene encoding homeobox protein goosecoid translates to MPASMFSIDNILAARPRCKDSVLPVAPSAAAPVVFPALHGDSLYGASGGASSDYGAFYPRPVAPGGASLPAAVSGSRLGYNNYFYGQLHVQAAPVGPACCGAVPPLGAQQCSCVPTPPGYEGPGSVLVSPVPHQMLPYMNVGTLSRTELQLLNQLHCRRKRRHRTIFTDEQLEALENLFQETKYPDVGTREQLARKVHLREEKVEVWFKNRRAKWRRQKRSSSEESENAEKWNKTSSSKASPEKREEEGKSDLDSDS, encoded by the exons ATGCCCGCCAGCATGTTCAGCATCGACAACATCCTGGCCGCCCGGCCGCGCTGCAAGGACTCGGTGCTGCCGGTGGCGCCCAGCGCGGCGGCTCCCGTCGTCTTCCCGGCCCTGCACGGGGACTCGCTCTACGGCGCCAGCGGCGGCGCCTCCTCGGACTATGGCGCCTTCTACCCGCGCCCCGTGGCCCCCGGCGGCGCGAGCCTCCCGGCCGCGGTCAGCGGCTCCCGCCTCGGCTACAACAACTACTTCTACGGGCAGCTGCACGTGCAGGCGGCGCCCGTGGGCCCGGCCTGCTGCGGGGCCGTGCCGCCGCTGGGCGCCCAGCAGTGCTCCTGCGTCCCGACGCCCCCAG GCTACGAGGGCCCCGGTTCGGTGCTGGTGTCCCCGGTACCGCACCAGATGCTGCCCTACATGAACGTGGGCACGCTGTCGCGCACCGAGCTGCAGCTTCTCAACCAGCTGCACTGCCGGCGGAAGCGGCGGCACCGCACCATCTTCACTGACGAGCAGCTCGAAGCGCTCGAGAACCTCTTCCAAGAGACCAAGTACCCGGACGTGGGCACGCGCGAGCAGCTGGCCCGGAAAGTGCACCTCCGCGAGGAGAAAGTGGAG GTCTGGTTTAAGAACCGCCGCGCCAAATGGAGGCGGCAGAAGCGGTCCTCATCAGAGGAGTCGGAGAACGCGGAGAAGTGGAACAAGACGTCGTCGTCGAAGGCATCACcggagaagagggaagaggaaggtaAAAGCGATTTGGACTCGGACAGCTGA